From the Euphorbia lathyris chromosome 6, ddEupLath1.1, whole genome shotgun sequence genome, one window contains:
- the LOC136231903 gene encoding DNA-directed RNA polymerase II subunit RPB2, producing MEDDQEYDQTMEEDEGEEDITQEDAWAVISAYFEEKGLVRQQLDSFDEFIQNTMQEIVDESADIEIRPESQHNPGHQSDFVETIFKISFGQIYLSKPMMTESDGETATLFPKAARLRNLTYSAPLYVDVSKKVIKKGHDGEEVTETQDFTKVFIGKVPIMLRSSYCTLFQNSEKDLTELGECPLDQGGYFIINGSEKVLIAQEKMSTNHVYVFKKRQPNKYAYVGEVRSMAESQNRPPSTMFVRMLSRTSAKGGSSGQYIRATLPYIRTEIPIIIVFRALGFVADKDILEHICYDFSDTQMMELLRPSLEEAFVIQNQQVALDYIGKRGATVGVTKEKRIKYAKEILQKEMLPHVGVGEYCETKKAYYFGYIIHRLLLCALGRRAEDDRDHYGNKRLDLAGPLLGGLFRMLFRKLTRDVRSYVQKCVDNGKDVNLQFAIKAKTITSGLKYSLATGNWGQANAAGTRAGVSQVLNRLTYASTLSHLRRLNSPIGREGKLAKPRQLHNSQWGMMCPAETPEGQACGLVKNLALMVYITVGSAAYPILEFLEEWGTENFEEISPAVIPQSTKIFVNGCWVGIHRNPDMLVKTLRRLRRRVDVNTEVGVVRDIRLKELRIYTDYGRCSRPLFIVENQRLLIKKKDIHALQQRETSEEAGWHDLVAKGFIEYIDTEEEETTMISMTIHDLVQARLNRDEAYSDTYTHCEIHPSLILGVCASIIPFPDHNQSPRNTYQSAMGKQAMGIYVTNYQFRMDTLAYVLYYPQKPLVTTRAMEHLHFRQLPAGINAIVAISCYSGYNQEDSVIMNQSSIDRGFFRSLFFRSYRDEEKKMGTLVKEDFCRPDRNNTMGMRHGSYDKLDDDGLAPPGTRVSGEDVIIGKTTPITQEESQGQSARYTRRDHSISLRHSETGMVDQVLLTTNADGLRFVKVRVRSVRIPQIGDKFSSRHGQKGTVGMTYTQEDMPWTVEGITPDIIVNPHAIPSRMTIGQLIECIMGKVAAHMGKEGDATPFTDVTVDNISKALHKCGYQMRGFETMYNGHTGRRLTAMIFLGPTYYQRLKHMVDDKIHSRGRGPVQILTRQPAEGRSRDGGLRFGEMERDCMIAHGAAHFLKERLFDQSDAYRVHVCERCGLIAIANLKKNSFECRGCKNKTDIVQVHIPYACKLLFQELMAMAIAPRMLTKEEKPTKDQKKKGA from the exons ATGGAGGACGACCAAGAGTATGATCAAAcaatggaagaagatgaaggggaAGAGGACATCACACAAGAGGACGCATGGGCTGTTATTTCTGCTTATTTTGAAGAAAAAGGTCTAGTGCGTCAACAGCTTGATTCCTTCGACGAGTTCATCCAAAATACGATGCAGGAAATCGTCGATGAGTCGGCTGATATCGAGATTCGACCTGAGAGCCAGCACAATCCTGGCCACCAGTCTGATTTCGTTGAG ACCATCTTTAAGATAAGCTTCGGTCAGATATACTTGAGCAAGCCTATGATGACCGAGTCTGATGGAGAAACTGCAACTTTATTTCCTAAAGCTGCAAGGTTGAGGAACCTAACATACTCAGCTCCCTTGTATGTGGATGTTTCAAAGAAGGTCATAAAGAAAGGACATGATGGTGAAGAAGTCACTGAGACTCAGGATTTCACCAAAGTGTTCATTGGGAAG GTCCCTATAATGCTTCGGTCAAGTTATTGCACACTGTTCCAGAATTCAGAGAAAGATCTTACAGAGCTTGGCGAGTGTCCATTGGATCAGGGTGGGTATTTTATCATAAATGGAAGTGAAAAGGTTCTGATTGCTCAGGAGAAGATGAGCACCAATCATGTTTATGTGTTCAAGAAGAGGCAGCCAAACAAATATGCATATGTGGGAGAAGTTAGATCTATGGCAGAGTCCCAAAACCGGCCTCCTAGTACCATGTTTGTGCGGATGCTTTCCCGGACTAGTGCCAAGGGG GGATCTTCAGGGCAGTACATTCGTGCTACTCTTCCCTATATTCGAACTGAAATTCCTATTATCATTGTGTTTCGTGCTCTGGGGTTTGTTGCTGACAAAGATATATTAGAGCACATATGCTATGATTTCTCTGATactcagatgatggagttgcttcGACCTTCTCTGGAAGAAGCATTTGTGATTCAAAATCAACAG GTTGCACTAGATTATATTGGAAAGCGTGGTGCAACTGTAGGTGTGACCAAGGAGAAAAGGATAAA GTATGCTAAAGAGATCCTTCAAAAGGAAATGCTTCCTCATGTTGGAGTTGGGGAATATTGCGAGACTAAAAAAGCATACTATTTTGG GTATATCATTCACCGGCTTCTACTTTGTGCACTTGGCCGGAGGGCAGAAGATGACAGAGATCATTATGGAAACAAGAGGCTTGACCTTGCTGGTCCTTTGCTTGGTGGACTCTTTAGAATG TTATTCAGAAAGTTGACCAGGGATGTCAGATCTTATGTTCAAAAG TGTGTAGATAATGGAAAGGACGTCAATCTGCAATTTGCCATTAAAGCAAAAACCATTACTAGTGGTCTTAAATACTCTCTGGCCACTGGAAACTGGGGGCAAGCGAATGCAGCTGGTACACGAGCAGGAGTGTCTCAG gTGTTAAATCGTTTGACATATGCATCTACTTTGTCACACTTGCGAAGATTGAATTCTCCAATTGGACGGGAAG GGAAATTGGCTAAGCCCAGGCAGTTGCATAATTCACAGTGGGGAATGATGTGTCCAGCTGAAACACCTGAAGGGCAA GCTTGTGGACTAGTGAAGAATCTCGCTTTGATGGTTTATATTACTGTTGGATCAGCTGCATATCCTATCTTAGAATTCTTGGAAGAATGGGGTACCGAGAATTTTGAG GAAATATCTCCAGCTGTTATTCCTCAATCTACAAAGATTTTTGTTAACGGTTGCTGGGTGGGTATCCATCGTAATCCTGATATGTTGGTTAAGACATTGAGACGGCTGAGGAGAAGG GTTGATGTCAATACTGAAGTTGGGGTGGTTCGGGATATTCGTTTGAAAGAGCTTCGAATATACACTGATTATGGCCGTTGCAGTCGTCCTTTATTCATTGTTGAGAATCAAAGGCTTCTCATAAAGAAAAAGGACATTCATGCCCTACAGCAGAGG GAAACCTCAGAAGAAGCTGGCTGGCATGATCTTGTGGCAAAAGGATTCATTGAATATATTGACACTGAGGAAGAAGAGACCACTATGATATCAATGACGATTCAT GATCTTGTACAAGCAAGACTCAATCGCGATGAAGCTTATTCTGATACTTACACCCATTGTGAAATTCACCCATCATTAATTTTAGGGGTTTGTGCATCAATCATTCCTTTTCCTGATCACAACCAG tcCCCACGTAACACATATCAATCTGCTATGGGAAAGCAAGCCATGGGAATATATGTCACAAATTATCAATTTCGAATG GATACACTGGCTTATGTGCTGTATTATCCTCAAAAGCCGCTTGTCACTACCAGagctatggagcaccttcacttcagGCAGCTTCCAGCTGGAATT AATGCTATTGTTGCTATTTCCTGCTATTCTGGATACAACCAAGAAGATTCTGTCATTATGAATCAATCTTCCATTGACCGTGGATTTTTCAGATCGCTTTTCTTCCGATCATATAG GGATGAGGAGAAAAAGATGGGAACACTTGTCAAAGAGGATTTTTGTCGTCCAGATAGAAATAATACAATG GGCATGCGGCATGGCTCTTACGATAAGTTGGATGATGATGGTCTTGCTCCTCCA GGTACAAGAGTTTCAGGTGAGGATGTGATCATTGGAAAGACCACTCCTATTACTCAGGAAGAATCTCAGGGGCAGTCAGCACGTTACACCAGGCGTGATCACAGCATAAGCTTACGCCACAGTGAGACTGGGATGGTTGATCAA GTTCTTCTGACAACCAATGCTGATGGATTGAGGTTCGTTAAAGTAAGGGTGAGATCAGTTCGCATACCTCAGATCGGAGACAAGTTCAGCAGTAGGCATGGTCAAAAGGGGACAGTAGGCATGACTTACACTCAAGAAGACATGCCTTGGACTGTGGAAGGCATTACTCCGGATATCATTGTGAACCCACATGCTATTCCTTCTCGGATGACAATTGGTCAGCTTATTGAATGTATTATGGGCAAGGTTGCAGCTCACATGGGAAAGGAAGGAGATGCTACTCCGTTTACTGATGTCACC GTGGACAATATCAGCAAGGCCCTTCATAAATGTGGGTACCAGATGCGTGGATTTGAGACCATGTACAATGGCCACACCGGCCGTCGGCTTACTGCAATGATTTTCCTTGGCCCCACTTATTACCAACGGTTGAAGCATATGGTCGACGACAAGATCCATTCACGTGGAAGGGGACCTGTGCAGATCCTCACCAGGCAACCAGCTGAAGGGCGATCACGTGATGGTGGCCTCCGATTTGGGGagatggaaagagattgtatgATAGCACATGGTGCTGCACATTTCCTTAAAGAGAGGCTGTTTGACCAAAGTGATGCCTACAGGGTCCATGTTTGCGAGCGTTGTGGGTTAATTGCAATTGCAAATCTAAAAAAGAATTCATTTGAATGCAGAGGTTGCAAGAATAAGACCGATATTGTCCAG GTGCACATTCCATATGCCTGTAAGTTACTCTTCCAAGAGCTTATGGCCATGGCTATAGCACCAAGAATGCTCACAAAAGAAGAGAAACCAACAAAAGACCAAAAGAAAAAAGGAGCTTAA